The Streptomyces sp. NBC_01317 genomic interval TCGGTCTTCATGACCTTCCACCGGGTCGAGATCACACGGCACGGCCTCAAGCCCCTGGCGTTCCTGGCTCTGGGCCTGAACCCCCCGCTGGTGGAGGCTCTGCTGGGCCAGCTGGCCAAGAACGGTATCCGCTGAGAGCAGGATCGGGAACGTACGGAAAACTCCCAGCCCGGACGAATCCGTACTGGGAGTTCCTTGATCACGCTGTGTGTCCGAGGGGGGACTTGAACCCCCACGCCCGATAAAGGGCACTAGCACCTCAAGCTAGCGCGTCTGCCATTCCGCCACCCGGACGAGTGGTCGAACCGCGGGTTGTGCTCGCGGCGACGGGGTCAACGATACCAGGGGATCAGGGTGGTCCTCACCCGTATATCCGGTGGTCAGGGATCCGGCGCCCGGTGCTTCGGGAGAGAGCGTGCGGTGCTCCGGGAGACGGCGTGCGGTGCTCCGGGAGACGGCGCGGGGGATCGTAAAAGGGCGCGTCGGCTCGTGAGACGGCGCGCGGGCGTGTGGGAGCGGCGCCGGGTGCTCCTCGGGGTGGCCGTGGAGCACCCGGCGCCGGGGCCTGCCGGGCGGGCGTCTGTTTCCGGCCCGTACGGCAGGGGATCATGGGCGGGGAGGGGTCAGGGCATCAGGTGATAGTCGGGGAAGTTGCCCGGTGAGCGTTCGCCCTCGGGGCCGTTCGTGACCGACTTGACCAGCAGTTCTCCGCCGACGAACGCTCCGCGCCAGGAGTGGCCGAAGCCGCCGAACAGTTCGTCCCGGTCGCCGCGTGAGCGGGGCTTCCCGTGGCCGACCTTGAAGGCGCGGATCTGCGGGGAGAGCCGGGCGTACGTCGCCGGGTCGTCGGTGGAGAGCGTGGCGACGAGCGCGCCGTTCGAGGCGTTCATCGCGGCCAGCAGCTCCGCCTCCGTGTCGACCAGGACGATGGTGTCGACCGGGCCGAACGGTTCCGCGTGGTGCAGCGGGGACGACGGGGGCGGCCCCAGCAGGGTGACGGGCGCGAGGTACGCGCTGGTGTCCTGGCCGGGCAGGAAGCGCCCTCCGTCGAGGGAGCCCTGGTGCAGCGGGACGGCCCCGCGGTCGATCGCCACGGAGACCAGGTCGCCCAGCTCCTTGGCCTTGGCCGCGTTGATGAGCGGGCCGAAGTCCAGCTCGGGCAGCGGGTCGTCCGGGTGCTCGACGGCCAGCGGGTGGCCCACCTTGATCGAGCGGACGGCGGGGAGGTACGCCCCGAGGAAGTCCGCGAACTGCGAGCGCTGGACGACAAACCGGGGGTAGGCCGTGCAGCGCTGCTTCCCGTAGTCGAACAGCTTGGGGATGACGGCGCCGAGCGCGTCCCAGTCGCTGTAGTTCCAGACGCCCCAGGTGTTGAGACCCTCCTGTTCGAGGACGTGCCGCTTGCCCAGGTCGGCGACGTGCGTCGCGATGTCGGCGCCGGTGTCCCGGCCCCCGACGAAGGAGACACAACCGATCTCCGGCGAGCGGACGAGCGCCTCGGAGAGGTCGCGGCCGCCGCCGCTGACCAGGGTGACGGGGATGCCCTCCCGTACGGCCAGCGCACTGGCCAGGGTCAGGCAGGCGACCCCGCCGTCGGTCGGCGCCTTGGCGATCACCGCGTTGCCGGCCAGCGCCTGCGTGAGCATGGCGTGCACGAGGACCGACATCGGGTAGTTCCAGCTCGCGATGTTGGAGACGGGGCCCGACAGCGGGGTCCTGCCCTCCAGCATCCGGTCGACGTTCTCGACGTACCAGCGCACTCCGTCGATCGCACGGTCGACGTCGGCCTGGGCGAGCCGCCAGGGCTTGCCTATCTCCCACACCAGGAGAAGGGCGAGCAGTTCACGGTGTTCGGTGAGCGCGTCGAGTGTGGCGGTGACGCGCGCCTTGCGCTCCGGCAGCGGCACGTGCCGCCAGGCGCGGTGTTCGTCCAGCGAGGCCCGCACGGCCTGCTGGGCGGTGGCGGCGTCCAGGCGCGGCGGGCCCGCGATGGGGCTGCCGTCGACGGGACTGGTGGCGGGCAGGGCCCGTCCTTCGGTCTGCCAGGCCGACGCCCACAGGTTGAGCACGCGGTCGTCGCGGAAGGCCTCGGGGGCGACGGCGAGACTGCGCCGCCACGCGTCCGACCAGGCCGTTCCGGGCTTGAGTTGGAGGTTGGAGGTAGGGGTAGGGGTAGGTGCCATTGTGAGTCTCCGCTCGAGGGAGGCGGGATGTGCATGGCTCGGCACGAATGCCGCGGGTATACGGGTACGGGCACGAGTGACGTGTACGGGTATGGGTACCGCGGGGTCATCGGGTGGCCCGACGGTGTCGGGCGGTGGTACCGGACCGGTGGGATGTGGTGGGCCGCCGGGCCTGGGGTGGTGCGGTGATGGCGCGGTGGTGCGGTGATGGTCCTGTGGTGCGGTGATGGCGCGGTGGCGCGGTGATGCTCCTGTGGTGCGTTGGTGGTGTGCGGTGGTACGCCGGTGACGGCGCGCACACGTTCCGTCAGTGGAGCACGGCCAGCCGGTCCAGGACCAGCCTCGCCGTCTCCGACGGGGTCGAGCCGACCCGTACCCCCACCGCTTCCAGCGCCTTCTTCTTCGCTTCCGCGGTGCCCGCGGAACCGGAGACGATCGCCCCGGCGTGACCCATGGTCTTGCCTTCGGGCGCGGTGAAGCCGGCGATGTAGCCGATGACCGGCTTGGTGACGTGGTCGGCGATGTACGCCGCCGCCCGTTCCTCGGCGTCGCCGCCGATCTCACCGATGAGCACGATGATCTCGGTGTCGGGATCGGCCTCGAAGGCGGCGAGACAGTCGATGTGGGTGGTGCCGACGACGGGGTCGCCGCCGATGCCGACGGCCGAGGAGAAGCCGATCTCGCGCAGTTCGTACATCAACTGGTAGGTCAGGGTGCCGGACTTGGAGACGAGCCCGATGCGGCCGGGCTTGGCCGCGATGTCCGCGGGGATGATGCCGGCGTTGGACTGCCCGGGGCTGATCAGGCCGGGGCAGTTGGGGCCGATGACCCGGGTGCCGTGCCGCTTGGCGTACGCGTGGAAGGCGACCGCGTCGTGCACGGGGATGCCTTCGGTGATGACCACCGCCAGCTCGATGCCGGCGTCGACCGCCTCGACGACGGCGGTCTTGGCGAAGGGCGGCGGGACGAAGACGACGGTGACGTTCGCGCCCGTGGCCTCGATGCCCTCGCGGACGGATCCGAAGACGGGGACGGAGAAGGGGGCGCTGCCCAGGCCCGTACCGCCCACGCCTTCGCCATCCCGCGGGACCTCGAAGTCGACCGTCCGGCCGGCCTTGCGCGGGTTGACGCCCCCGACGATGCCGGTACCGGCGGCGAGCATGCGGCGGGTGTGCTTCATGCCCTCACCGCCGGTCATGCCCTGGACGAGGACCTTGCTCTCCTTGGTCAGGAAGATCGCCATGGTGTCTCTCCTTATCCGGCGTTCGCCAGTACGGCGGCCTGTCGGGCCGCCCCGTCCATGGTGGTGACCTGCTGTACGAGCGGATGCGCGCGGTCCTCCAGGATCTCGCGCCCCTTCGCGGCGCTGTTCCCGTCGAGCCGGACGACGAGCGGCTTGGTCAGCTGTACGGACTCCAGGGCCTGGACGATGCCCTCGGCGACGGCGTCGCACGCGGTGATGCCGCCGAAGACGTTGACGAACACGGATTTCACGTCCGGGTCGGAGAGGATGACGGACAGGCCGTCCGCCATCACCTGGGCGGACGCCCCTCCCCCGATGTCGAGGAAGTTCGCGGGCTCGGCGCCGCAGCCCGCGACCACGTCCAGGGTGGACATGACCAGGCCCGCCCCGTTGCCGATGACACCGACCCCGCCGTCGAGCTTGACGTAGTTGAGGCCCTTGGCGGCGGCGGCCACCTCCAGCGGGTCGTCGCCCGGGTCGCTCTCGGTGTCGCCCCACCGCACCTGCCTGAAGCGCGCGTTGTCGTCAAGAGTGATCTTGCCGTCGAGGGCGATAATCAGCCCATCTGATGTACGTACCAATGGGTTTACTTCGACCAGAACAGCGTCCTCGCGCACCAAAACCTGGTAAAGAGCCTGGATCACCGGGGCGGTCTCGGCGGGCAGCCGGGCGGCCTCCGCGATCTCTGCGGCCTTGGCCGGCGTGACCCCTTCGGCGGGGTCGACATGGATCCGGGCGACCGCCTCGGGGCGGGTCGCGGCGATCTCTTCGATCTCCATCCCGCCCTCCGCCGAGGCGATCGCGAGGAAGGCTCCGGCCGCCCGGTCGAGGACGAACGACACGTAGTACTCGGCCTCGATGTCGACCGGCCGGGCCAGCATGACCTTGCGAACCGTATGGCCCTTGATGTCCATGCCGAGGATCTGACGGGCGGTCAACTGCGCCGCCGCGGGGTCCGCCGCGAACTTCACGCCGCCCGCCTTGCCCCGGCCCCCGGTCTTCACTTGCGCCTTGACGACGACGCGGCCCCCGAGGCGTTCGGCGGCGGGGCCCGCCTCCTTCGCCGCCGCGACCACCTCGGCCTCCGGCACGGCGATCCCGTGGTCCGCGAACAACTCTCTTGCCTCGTGCTCATACAGATCCATGTCGGCTCCCATTTTTGGCGAAAGTGCTGTTCGCCCTCTGGACATGACCCACCGAATGCGAGATAACAAGCTTCATACAGTATTCGTAGACTGTATGCAATGTACCGGGAGCGCAGTGGCTCCCCCCTATGAAGGGACTGGACTGCCCGTGGCCGACACACGCCAGGCACGCAACTCCGGTGGTCCTTTGCCGACCGAGGCCCCGCTGCCCACCGGCACGGTGGTCTTCGCGGGACCCGGCAGCCGTTCCGCCGCGACCAGGCAGGACGCGGCCCGCGCCGCCACCGTGTCGACGGCATTCCGGCAGTGCTACGAGTGCGCGCCGGACACCGCTCCTCCCGTACGGCTCTACGAATCGCCCGTGACCGGGGCGAGGGCGAACACCCCCCGGACCACGACCCAGACGATGGCAAGCAGAGGAGCCCCCCGATGACCCAGGCTCTTGAGACACCGCCAGGAACGAAAGCCCTGTCAGGCATCCGAGTTCTGGACATGACCCACGTCCAGTCCGGCCCCTCCGCCACCCAGCTGCTCGGCTGGCTCGGCGCGGACGTGGTGAAGGTGGAGGCGCCCACGGGCGACATCACCCGCAAGCAGCTGCGCGACATCCCGGACGTCGACTCGCTGTACTTCACCATGCTCAACTGCAACAAGCGCAGCGTCACCCTCAACACCAAGACACCGCGCGGCAAGGAGATCCTTACGGAACTCATCCGCCGCTCCGACATCATGGTCGAGAACTTCGGCCCCGGCGCGATCGACCGCATGGGCTTCACCTGGGAGAAGATCCAGGAGATCAACCCGCGGATCATCTACGCCTCCATCAAGGGCTTCGGCGAAGGCCCGTACACCAACTTCAAGGCGTACGAAGTGGTCGCCCAGGCCATGGGCGGCTCCATGTCGACCACCGGGTTCGAGGACGGCCCGCCGCTGGCGACCGGGGCGCAGATCGGCGACTCGGGCACCGGCATCCACGCTGTCGCCGGCATCCTGGCCGCGCTCTACCAGCGTGAGGCCACCGGCCGCGGCCAGCGGGTCAACGTCGCGATGCAGCACGCC includes:
- the frc gene encoding formyl-CoA transferase, whose translation is MTQALETPPGTKALSGIRVLDMTHVQSGPSATQLLGWLGADVVKVEAPTGDITRKQLRDIPDVDSLYFTMLNCNKRSVTLNTKTPRGKEILTELIRRSDIMVENFGPGAIDRMGFTWEKIQEINPRIIYASIKGFGEGPYTNFKAYEVVAQAMGGSMSTTGFEDGPPLATGAQIGDSGTGIHAVAGILAALYQREATGRGQRVNVAMQHAVLNLCRVKLRDQQRLASGPLAEYPNEDFADDVPRSGNASGGGQPGWAVRTAPGGPNDWVYVIVQPVGWKPLTAMIGRPELADDPEWATPESRLPKLSKMFQLIEEWTSTIPKWEVLEKLNAHNIPCGPILSTKEIIEDASLAANDMVVEVPHPERGSFTTVGSPLKLSDSPVDMVTSPLLGEHNEEVYAGELGLDAEELRLLKSNGVI
- the sucD gene encoding succinate--CoA ligase subunit alpha codes for the protein MAIFLTKESKVLVQGMTGGEGMKHTRRMLAAGTGIVGGVNPRKAGRTVDFEVPRDGEGVGGTGLGSAPFSVPVFGSVREGIEATGANVTVVFVPPPFAKTAVVEAVDAGIELAVVITEGIPVHDAVAFHAYAKRHGTRVIGPNCPGLISPGQSNAGIIPADIAAKPGRIGLVSKSGTLTYQLMYELREIGFSSAVGIGGDPVVGTTHIDCLAAFEADPDTEIIVLIGEIGGDAEERAAAYIADHVTKPVIGYIAGFTAPEGKTMGHAGAIVSGSAGTAEAKKKALEAVGVRVGSTPSETARLVLDRLAVLH
- the sucC gene encoding ADP-forming succinate--CoA ligase subunit beta; translation: MDLYEHEARELFADHGIAVPEAEVVAAAKEAGPAAERLGGRVVVKAQVKTGGRGKAGGVKFAADPAAAQLTARQILGMDIKGHTVRKVMLARPVDIEAEYYVSFVLDRAAGAFLAIASAEGGMEIEEIAATRPEAVARIHVDPAEGVTPAKAAEIAEAARLPAETAPVIQALYQVLVREDAVLVEVNPLVRTSDGLIIALDGKITLDDNARFRQVRWGDTESDPGDDPLEVAAAAKGLNYVKLDGGVGVIGNGAGLVMSTLDVVAGCGAEPANFLDIGGGASAQVMADGLSVILSDPDVKSVFVNVFGGITACDAVAEGIVQALESVQLTKPLVVRLDGNSAAKGREILEDRAHPLVQQVTTMDGAARQAAVLANAG
- a CDS encoding aldehyde dehydrogenase family protein, which codes for MAPTPTPTSNLQLKPGTAWSDAWRRSLAVAPEAFRDDRVLNLWASAWQTEGRALPATSPVDGSPIAGPPRLDAATAQQAVRASLDEHRAWRHVPLPERKARVTATLDALTEHRELLALLLVWEIGKPWRLAQADVDRAIDGVRWYVENVDRMLEGRTPLSGPVSNIASWNYPMSVLVHAMLTQALAGNAVIAKAPTDGGVACLTLASALAVREGIPVTLVSGGGRDLSEALVRSPEIGCVSFVGGRDTGADIATHVADLGKRHVLEQEGLNTWGVWNYSDWDALGAVIPKLFDYGKQRCTAYPRFVVQRSQFADFLGAYLPAVRSIKVGHPLAVEHPDDPLPELDFGPLINAAKAKELGDLVSVAIDRGAVPLHQGSLDGGRFLPGQDTSAYLAPVTLLGPPPSSPLHHAEPFGPVDTIVLVDTEAELLAAMNASNGALVATLSTDDPATYARLSPQIRAFKVGHGKPRSRGDRDELFGGFGHSWRGAFVGGELLVKSVTNGPEGERSPGNFPDYHLMP